The Anas acuta chromosome 12, bAnaAcu1.1, whole genome shotgun sequence sequence GTCATCTCAAATAACCTGAAAACCTTACCCTGTTATTGAAAGGAAATTGAATTACTGGGAAGTCCAGACTTTGTGATGAGCACTGACATTTAACTTTTCTTCCACTGTGACCAAATAACATTACCAGCACTATAGTATATTAGATTTCAGGCACATCTCTCTGAAAGTGGAAATGCTACATGAATTGTTCTAATATGAGCAAGTATCTCAGGCAAAAAGATACTCTGAATAGCCACAATGTCTGCTCAagttaaagtttaaaaataataatttaaattggCAATACTGtcagtgaaaaataataagATAACAAACACTTAGCTcgacatatttatttttcaagggcaataaataaatgtaaatacacaaatttggaaaaaatcttagtaacagaatgtttttaaacaacattCTGGCTTAAAGTCTTTGTTATTGACactattgaaatattttctgatttgatTAAGGTAGACAAGTCGTTATGTTGGTGATCCTCCATCACATTAGTTTGAAGAAGTTAGGctgctgcaaaggaaaaaagaggtcAACCTTTGCTTTGACACAGAAAGTTAACTAAACTGCATACgttaaatgttaaaatgacTTTTCTGGGTGTGACTTTACTAAAGAATATAGAGAAATCTTTACATTTACAATTTGCATATTAGATAACTACCATTCATAactttgttattattaaaaaaaagtgtaacaaaagaaaaataaaagaaaaaaatgtcatggaaGAAAAAGGTGATATAAACTGGCCCTTCAGTTAATAAGACATTCTTCCTTTACAAGTCTAACTTTCTTTCTAGGTTCAGTAACAGATTTTATGTAATTACTGGTTGCCATCACCACAGCAGGTCTGCCTGAAATAACTGCAAAGCAGCTTTTTACCTGTGGACTTGTTTTTAAACACCCACTCTCTTACAGACATTCTTCAAACACCGGAAACCAGGAATGTCATATTCTATCCAGCTGCCTTAGCTGTCCTAGACTATTGTATACTAATGCACTTACCCAGGCCTAGAGTTACATGAATCGTAACTTGTCCAGGAGAAGCAGCCTTTTTCAAAAGTATCTACAAATTGTGAAATACAAATCTTATCAAAAAGGTTCAGCAAGAAGGTAATTCTTATTGACTTAATGGAAATGGAGGAGGATTTGCGGTTCCCTCATAATTCAGTAAATATTCCATTTCTGTACGCTATAAATACTATAAGATGCAACATGTTTATTTGGTTCCCATAAATTAGAAAATTGTTTCCAAAAATTCTAAATTAGtgatttaaaacacaaaatattacaCCTGACCACCTTTCTAGACAATCTCAGAGAGCAGCCTAGCTTTTCTCTCACCCTTCGGAAGTGtgctttttaaagatatatcatctagaaacaaaaaagtgtttttaattacaGTCCACTTGCTTAAATACGCAAGTGGACATGTTAATTGTTAAAGGtacttctgggaaaaaaaggcagatagTTATTTTAACTCTGCATTCTTAGAGTAAGGATTATTATAGACCTTAGTTTCCTCTCATCATTCGCCTATCATATAGAGAGGTcaataaataagtaattatCTGGTCCAGTTTACctacaagaggaaaaaattactaaaagaaaaagaagttaccTATAAAATCACTTGTTTAACCCTGATAACATCTGAGTTGCCATACCCAGTTTATAActgcaagaaaagcaaacaatattCATCTTGCTCATTAATAAATGCCCCATTTCCTATGACAATTTTTGTATAATCAAGTCATATATTCTCGGGGCAAGAAAGCTGGCCGGGGGTGCAACAACAGCACTAACAGTATAAATCTGggttcaaaaaaataataataaatgtactAAATCCAGAAGCGAGGATATCTGGACACATTGAGGAGGCAGTGCCCATCTGTTATTTGGGCTCTTGTGTTACGGAGACTATACCCAACCTAAGATATAGTTTCTCATCATTAAAGTAACACAGGATTCTGTTGTGCTAGTGTAcagacttcaggaaaaaaaagtcttacacAAAACCAATTACCTCCTTTGTTTAGAGTAGAAGATAAAATAGCTTACTAACTGATGTAATAAGTAATGGATGTCACTATGACACAAAACTCGCCATGATCTGTGTGTTCAGCTACAAGGTGCAGTATAACTTATGACTAACTCAAAGCACAGCCGCATCCAACTGTGATTTGGAATTCCATCTCAAGCAGCACACGCGCTATGACTTTGAAGAAAGTCTGCATGATTGTAACAAAGTCACCCATCCTCTCCTGAAACGTGAACAAAATCCGTGGGGTAATCAGGCACAGGCGGCATGTAACGGGTTTGTCTTCCTTTTTACTCCTTGCTTTTGCTTCTGAGGACATGCACTTGGCTCCAGAATAAATCCATTTTCTGTTACAAGAGAACACAGctattcttctctttttctctctctttctctcgaGGCTCTTTACGTTTGCGTTCATTGCTCCCAGATTGTCTTCCACTTGCTACAGAAGGAGCACCTTGCACCTgctatgtagaaaaaaatagcattttgaaTAAAACAAGCAGAAGCTATTGTATATGTAAAAAATGGAAGTGTTATTTAGTTTAAAGTATACAGAAGTTCATCCTTAATGCAACAGCAGAATTCAGGTAGAAGGtctttcagtgaaaattttcCAAAACCTCCATGCatacttatttctgaaaaaacaaaattaactgaaaatatatataaagtccTATGAGTCTCTTCTATTGTGTTCACGTATTTTATTATTGAAGCAACTGATCTGAATTTGTCTTCAAACATTTTCTGGCACTTATATATTTActtgactcttttttttccaatttctttttttaagaatataatCCACATTTCAGAAGTTGTGAGTGAAAGTATGTTTTTTGACAGCTGAAATGTGGTAAAGCAGACGTTTTTTCTGACTAGGAAGTAGTTAAGAATTTGGTGAGTTGTAGACAGAAGGCAACAGAAGGTTTGCACATTCACCATCTATTCTGGCTACTATTCATTCATAGCTGCAAAAGAGGATACTGTTAAGTCTTGTTAAGCAGGTTCCTCAGTTCTTTCCAACTTTTTGCAACCAGCAGAAATTAAATCCCCTTTCACTCTGTTTACATCTTTGTCTTAGAAGTAGTTACTGATGATTGTATAAAAGCAATAAGcagcagaaatcacagaatttggAACCATCAAAATTTCTTGTTTCACATTTAACAGCTGTGTCCATTAAGGGTTCTGAACTGACACAGGCAATCCAAAGACTTGGCCTTCAAACagattgcttttatttacaaatatgtggagtgtgtgtgtgttttgaaaatctccagCAGGAAAGAACCCCCTGAATCCAGGACAACTTAAATATTGCCTCTGGCATGCAAAAAATCAGTTATATGGCCACTTCTTATATACATGTGCATGAATCACATTTTCACACATTCTGAACACAACTGCTTTTTAAGGGGGAGCAGAGAAGGCATACCAGCAGTAGCTGTTAATTTCAGGATGAACAGGACAAAACAGATTCACAAAGTATCATGACTGAAACACGTAGAAAGGTAAAACCACGAATTTCctcaacacaaaacaaagacaatttTGACTACTGTTGAAAAGCTCCTATCTGAATGCTATTTTGcaattaatgtaaaatatttttaatgcaatctTTGCAACCTTTAGTAGTAACTCATCGCATCATTCCAATTTAAACAGTATGAATCAAACTTTGATTTAGGTTAGACATGCTTTGAATATTTAAGTACCAGGAACTGTCATATCTGCATGCACACTGCGAAAGTTGTAGTGCTATTTGTTAAGATTCCTATATTCATCTTGTTACTTGCTGTTTACAATGTAAACAGCATCAGCCTTAACTGTCTGAAACATTTACAAAGGtagatgtgtgtgtgttaagTATTAAGTTAATACTCACTAAAACTGGTGATCACcttctgtaatgttttcttaCCTGGACCTGAGCAGCtgcttgttcttgttcttgatAGTACTGAGAAGCTCGCCTGTCCTCCTCTTCCTGAAGCTTCTTTGCTAGCTCTAGATCGCTAATTCCTTCTGGTATCTGTTCCCAGTTAATTTCTTGATTTTGCTGCTCTTGTTGTAGAGACAAAGCCATCAGATAATCCTAAAGAGTAAACTTGCTTATTAATGCTCTTTCATTCAGAAAAGAGCCAAGTACATAACATAGTACATTTTTCAGCAAGGGCAGCTACACAGTATCATCCCTTTTCCCCTAGCCTCCATCTTCAAATCCATCCACCTCacagaaacaagcagaaattctgtttcagaACCTGTTCATAATCTGAGCCACAGAAAGGCCGAAAACTCTACTTCggcttttttcccttcactgtACCTATGTCACagcacacaaaacacaaaagctaGTTAAAAGAATggctttcagttttaaattcCCTTACTTGGacagcagcaaaagaaagataGTGCCCAGCTCATACTCGTTTAAGGTAGATGTAACAGTTTTGATGCTGTCTCATTGTTATTTGCTATTTCTAAGTAAAAATGGGATTTATGCTCATTAGAGCATCTGTTCCCGCTGTACTGAGCTGCACTGACACCAAATCAATGAGGAACACTGACTCCTAAACCAAGGAGAAGATAATCAAGATAGTTTGGGATATATCCAGACAGACAGCAGTAGCAACTCAAGATTTTACCAGTTGTTATCCTACCACATTATCTACTAAAAGAGATGTACAGTGCCTAAGATgttcgttgtttttttttttttaagcatctgCTTactcatataaatatatatataaatatataaaagtattaaaaaaatgacagtgaTTATAAAGATAAATCTTACATTCTAAACAAGCAGAATTTCCAAGTGGTCTTACTACGCGCTTATGCATTAACACAAATAGTTCTTGTCTCCAATAGGACTTCCAGAAACTATTACTTATAGTTAGGAATAACATTACCACCATCACATGCATTCTACTACAGCCCTCGTATTACATTCAGCGAAGTTGGCATCTGAACACAAAATTCCATTTTGACAATCAACGTGCTGAAatgaatttataaatttataaaatgagGAGAAGTTTCATGGTACTGTTCTTGTTTCCATATACAAAGTAGATATGACATTTCACCTGAGTAAATTCTTTGGAGACAGGGATTCTCAAAGATTAAAATCAGACCTTTCAAACTATTCAGGATTGGTCTTAGTCTTCTCCTCCCTTAAAGTTGTGATAGTATTTCAAAGGAgcacttttgaaaatctcaatGTAGgtatctgaagattttttttttctagtcattTTTGTATGagtacacatatacacacatctgtatatacatatgactaaaaataaacagtatttaCTACATATAGTCACCAGTGAACACAAAAATACAAGAGAGGCAGAAATCCAGTACTTGATCTATTTGATCCTGCTGCCCTCTGTAGACAGTTTCAGGGTCTGATGGAGGCCGTAGGTGGaattcagaatcacagaaatttcCATCACCATCCACATTGTGTAAGCTTTCCCAAACAACTTTCTCTTCTGTAAGAAAACCCTGGTCTGTCACCAGCAGGTAAAGTTGACCCTATGGAATAAAGAAAACctgtaaaattatgaaaatgcTTTATCACAGTCTGATACAAATTTATGATAAATGACCCCCTAGCAACTGTTGCCTTCCAGTAAGACATTCATTTAGATTTTTTGGtgagttttaaatttaaacaaatctACATATAGCATTGGAAGACCAGATATTAGTATGTAACTAGCCTCAGAACAAGTAGTTTAAAAGCGTTATTTTTAATCACTTCATCTCCTCATGAAATTAACACAGGAAAAGGAGGCCTTGTAACAAGTAGTATCACCTGCAGCCTACATCTATTAGTATTTTAGAAGGTTTTTTGTGCAAACCAGAAGAACTAACTGAGTTGTTCTGTAGAATGATTTCGCTTTAACTATGGCAAACTCAGACATctttttccttgggaaaaaaaatgcaggttttgctatgaaatacattttctagtTGAACTAAAGCCCATGTGGAGTATCAAAACAGAAATcccacatttatttataaacctAGAGCACATCATTGCAATATGCATACTCAAAAATCAAATCCCTTGtcacttttcaggaaaaaaactgctAGGTTGTATAACAGGCACATCAGCGGGAAAAACTTTCCAACTGAACTAAGACATTCTTAAACTGATTCCCTCTTTAGAGTCCTGTTTTTCCTTGATCTAGGTAATTATCATTTGACATATCTAGTAGCTGtataatgaaaagcaaaggcaaaaagaaaacaacagcctTTAACTGCTGAAAATGATTACTGTATAATCACAAGAGCCAAGACTATTAATATCCAATTAAAGAGACAGGAAATAGACTAAATGAGTACTTGGGCAAATGGATAAATTGGATACTTATTCCCTTTTGTTGTTATAACTGAACTACCATTAACACCTTCCATACTttgctatttttgcttttatcttgCATGAAATcatggatatttttttaaatgccacaatttttttaatcaaaatagtGCTTGAACTTTTCCAAATGAGAAATGACAACTTCATATTGTATCATGCAGTTATCATTCAACTCTTCAAAGAGCAATAGTGAAGTATTAATTATTCAAGACTACATTAAATAACTAAAGTGGATAAATGGACTGATGCTGTATTCTAAAATAGGATCTATGAATCTTCAGTTACATTGTAATATCAACTCAGTAGCTTTACAAATAGGAAACTGAAGTCTTCAGAGGAAGATTTCTTCAAaactttttatattaatttctgaaagaatGCACTGCTACCATTCTATTATTGCTACTTTATTACTCAACTTCCATCATTTAAGTGAATGATGCATCTAAAATTGAAAAACTATTAGATGCACCCTTTCTATTTGACACTCCTTGaatgaggaattaaaaaaaaaaaaaaacaagtaaaaatcaCATTACCTGCCTGAAGATTAACATTTTAGAGGTGTCTATATGTTGCATTGAACaggaatatttcaaaataacaaatatttttaataaagcagcaGACCAAAttgaaaagttttcttcctttcactcATTCTCTTGTTTGTAAGTCAaacattctttttaaagtaacaaaaattttaaaaagcattccCATACAAACAACTTCTCACCTACTGTCTATGTCAAAGCCCAAAGTATTATCTTCATCCCCGTAACTAGCATAGAATTACCTTTTACAGATCAGCTACCAGTGTTAATAATTTTTTAGAGttaataaattgttttgcaGTATGAAACAACACTGATACTTTCCTAATCTATGGCAGGTATTCAAAATAGTTATTATGAACATACAAACGTTATATTTCTGATGTTTCAAGAAGcacttaatattaaaaaaaatagaaagaatttCAAACCTACATTGTTACTGTTAAGTTAgtaataatgcaaaaaaaaagtttgcaaggAGTCACTCCCCTTCCTTATATGGAACAAATTCTTTTACTATACATACAAAAACTATGGAATTCAGAGTACTGGACTGTTTCTCCATGTTTTCACATAACTCATTTCAGTAACATAGCCCTTTAAAGTAAGGAATCCAATAGCAAGGTAGACATCCTTCAGTCTGACAGTGCAATGCTCCTCTAAACTCAGTATATAATTGGGTAAAGTATTGTCAGTGTTGGtgaatctgtttttaaattgatAACACGtaaaataatgacaaatatTGCAAATTCTTTGAACTGAACATTTAAGAACTAGGAAGTTCTGGTTATTTGCAGAAAGGATGTTACCAGAGTCTACAACTCCCCAGTTAAAACATCTGCAATACAACATCCCTGTATTAAAATATCTGCAAGATAACACCTTATTGAGCAGTTACAGACAAATGTATATTATATCATAATaaatttaaagacagaaaacattaattacCTCTAAAACAATCTAACCAGAtagaatatggaaaaaaataatgcgcaacttaaaaaaaaatttgctcaACCCAGCACCACAAATAACAAGAATTGCTCAATCACAATCATGTAATTGTTATGTGGCACCAGTACAGAGCAGAAGAAAGCCTATTTGTTCCTACCCTAAAGTTTTATGTCTTCATCTTTTTTGACATATGTTGCATCTTCAGTTCTCATAATTGATGGGCATTTCTCCATAACACAGCTACTGCTGACTACTGCTAGaactctgaaataaaagcaaacccaTTAAAAATCTACAGAGCTAACATTAAACCTAATAAAATAGTAAAGCAGTTGAGAAATCTCAACTCTGACAACAATGTATTTAGCACTCATGAGTATCCTGGAGTACAAAGATTTCAGATAGCTAATCTTGGCTAAAAGCCCAAGTCAAATCTGTTTCTGACTTCCTTGATCATTAAGAATATAGTTAGTCATACAGCTACTGCAAATAACTAGGAAATAGATGGAAAGATTACTgctaactttttaaaataatgaagaatttGTCTTAATCAAGACAGTTTCTTAATATCTTTTATCCTGTAACATACAACACACCAGATGTCATTGGCAAGTTGAACAACCATTTGAAAATGACAACCCCAAAAACTAGTAGTCTGTAGATAACATGGAAACTAAACACTAACTGCAAGTGAGGTCATAATGATTATGGAATATTTCTGAGCCATATTCCAAAACTTCTCATGTCAGAGGTCTGAAACTTCTCAAAACGGAGAAGACTGGCTTACAAAATAGCAACTTTGAAGAAGTAAAATATACCATGATATTCATTGAATATATTTAATAccaagaatattttatattttaaagttacAGTACAAAAgtgaagcatttaaaaatctgattCCAGGATTTACAAGTATTTTATCTGGGGTATactctaaattaaaaaaaaagtttcctgtaTGGCCTCACATGATGAACTACTACCAGTTATTCCAAAAGgtagatttaagaaaataaagataagcAAAACAATAACTCTAAAAATTCTAACATAGATTAGCTTCATCACGGAGCATAACTATAGTTTTGCCCcaaaacaaatatacatatactttttttaattggttagggggaaggaagggaagataAAGATACTTTTACCACTTCTATTCCTTCAAGAATATCATTGACTTAAAACAAATTATAGGCGTGGCCCTAAGAAGTTATTAGAAGACAGCTGTGTTACTTCCTTGAAGAGTTAATCCACTCTTTAATACCACGAGTCAGATCTTTAGGTCAAGTTTATGAGCAGTTATTCAGTTATAAATACCAAAGGTAAGTATATGACAGTCAAGTTTAAcagatggggggaaaaaagaattaGTACTGCCAAATGAAAGTTTCCTTCACATGAGGTCACCAAATAAtagatagattaaaaaaaagtaatatctGCATTTTTGTATGCTGCACACACTTTTTTACTATTTGTTAACATTATTAGATGTCCATGgaattagtcttttttttaaaaaaaaaaaaaaaagctaacccACATATAATTTCAACAGTTGTATACAAGTTTAAGAACTCACTATACTTACATTTGAGAGAAATATCTAACTACATGTAAGATTTTTATATCATAATCCTAGGAAAAATCTACTTCAAAATGCCTGATTTTATCACTGAAAAGAAGGGAATTATTAAATCTTAGGAGGCAATTTTATTGCAACCTGTTCTGCCTAACACTCAGATATGTAGAAATACACAATCACCTTAGAGGCAAAGTTGTGTTAAGAACAAAGATGCTCCATAAGTGACTATAAACTTGCCTGAGCCAGATTTTACAGTCCATGGAAAAAGGAGCGTCAGAAACATTCAAGTTGTCGCCTGCTTTTAACATTCTGCAGTACTCTTTTCACAGTTCTCACCATTTTGTCTCCTTATCTTCAGACTTAATTGCCTCTCTAACAAAGGGAACCGATATTATGGCTCATCTCAACTTCCCCAGATACTTGGTATTCTGAACACCAGGACACATGTATAGAGCTACTCAATTCCTGctccaaataaaagaaaattccaTATCTTCAGgaacaagaaattaaatgaatctATTAACCTTACCCTTGCCACTTACATACTCAAGTAAACTTAAACCACATAAGAAAATTACGTCATTACACATAACCACAAAACGAGTTAacacaagaaacaaacagaacacaaagGGAAAAGTTACAGTAAGATTTCAAGTGATAATGGATCCTCATATCTAAGACTGCAATCAATACATTGCAAGTAGCATTCATGATAGACCTTACATTCATCCTTACTTAACaagaacaaatttatttatttttcaagacagaaaaatcaagatttgctttgaaatgcaaacaaaacccaccaaattaaaaacaatgaaaacactgaatataCCTTGTATTTGGTCATAGTGCTAAAATGGTTATTCCTGAAGAACACGCAGAGCTCTCCTTCCTGGACAGCTGAAGTCAATTCACACAGCCCATGGTATGTCAACTGTGTAGCTGTGTTATTTAGAAATTGCTCAGCTACAAATCCTACAAAAGCAATACATACTGTTATGGGCCTGTTACATACTTCAAAACATACAAATACCTGGTAATCTTCCCTGCCCCACTTTATGTCAAgtaagcaaaaatatttgctgtgatgacactaacagaaaaaagaaagtgaaaaccCTACAAATTCATCTTAATCTGTTTTGTCTTGCTAAGGTTGAGTTAAAAACAAGTTTAACCTAAGCTTAACCTAGAGACCCAGAGTTATAACTACTGGTAGTGGAATGTGGACACTGCTCATTATATACAGTTGGTCTAATGCCAAgatatacaggaaaaaaaaaaaagggggggctgTGTTTCGTCCTCACCACAGTACTGTAAGACGGCTAACTCTCTGCCCTGGATAAGCAGGTGGTTCTGAACGTTGAGACTGCATTCACTCCTCAGTAACTAACCTCCATAAAAGTGGGTCAAACAAAAAATGATGCAAGAGATATCGTTAGGATAATATGTCAAGCAAATAAAACCCTAAAAATTCTTCCAAAACCCAAGACTAAACCAAGACAAAAACTACTCCTTTAACTATAGAGTAACAATAAAAGGGGATATCCTCTTCTTTGATTTCTAAAGACCTGCAATCACCCATTTTCACCAAATTTACACCTATGTGCAAATTTGAATGCAACAATTAAATTATTctcgcccccctcccccccagttTCCTCCCTACGAAAGTGCCCCCTTACTACAACAAATATAAGGGACCACattcagagagaagaaaacaaatagattaaaaaaaactgAGCTTTGTAAATAACCCTCTCCTATTTAAAAGAGCTGTATCCACTTCTGGTATCACTGAGTTTTTGCTTCTCATTGTGtagtatataattatataataattataggAGATGATACGTTGCCAAGTTGAAACCTGAATGTTGCCCATATTACGTTTTTATAAAAGGAAGTTATATCCATCTTTTAAAAAGGCACATTTCATATATTGAGAACAAGGTTGATCCTTGTTTTAGAAATTGCATCAGAGAAGTTAAGATGAGCACAGTTCTGTTTGTCTACACAGGGGAAGTAGATACCACGCAGCTACGCACCTATATTGCTACATACCATGACCCACACTCAAAGTAAGAAGTTATGATTCAGTAGGGCAGATAATTagataaagaacagaaaaaagttACTCACCTTCACTAACCAGTTCACTGTTGTCAGACTGTTTACAAGAAATTATCTTCTCCACTAGCTGATTGTAACTGCAGTTACCAACTGCTTTTACTATATCAGCAACCTGGAGCAGGAGAGAACAGGAGAACTTATCTTTGTGAAGAACGGAACAAAACTGTAAGCTTAGACTAATTATTcttaagatatatatatttttttaaagtttcaacAAATAGAGAACGTTATCCTCCTAAGAATATTAGGCCAAAAAGATTTACATCAGACTGTTAAATATCTTGCAGTCTCACATCCCATTTCGGATCCCTGAAGATAAAACTTAGTATCAAAAGCTGTTGCTAACCTGGAGAGAAGAGAGTATGGGATGCAGTTTGTTACAGAGATATTCTCCCTTCCAGTTACTTCTCCATTATTGTGTTCACAGCTCAAGTTACAGAACCCCTTAGGATTCAGGTAAATGCTAACATCTTGAATATGTTATACACATcaacattgttttctttgtaagcATTATACTTCATTAGAAAAATGGGTACTtctaaaaatcagtttttataGGATTTCACCTCATGAACAGCCACgcaaaaatgtaaataaccATAATTACAGTGAGCTTATTATCTTTGCAAAAAGAATAGCTATCATTTAGGAATCCCAGTGGATCTTAACATAAAGCATCATTAAAAGACACTGTTGATACACTGCATTTTAGAACTACAGTTACAAATTGTGATCTGCTACGGTATAAGCCACGTAGGTCACATCAAAATCATGCATCCTGGGACAGAGTCCATTTGCCTATAACGATCTCTTCTTGATTGGCACCATTATGCTAAATTATAATAAAGCCATTTTCCAATAAAGAAAGGGGAATAAGAGAATAGTAGCTTTCATGAACAAggtgtgagggaaaaaaaaaaaa is a genomic window containing:
- the MINDY2 gene encoding ubiquitin carboxyl-terminal hydrolase MINDY-2 isoform X2, with protein sequence MNTRLGQVKLPPMMEIITAEQLMEYLGDYILDAKPKEISEIQRLNYEQNMSDAMAILHKLQTGLDVNVKFTGVRVFEYTPECIVFDLLDIPLYHGWLVDPQVADIVKAVGNCSYNQLVEKIISCKQSDNSELVSEGFVAEQFLNNTATQLTYHGLCELTSAVQEGELCVFFRNNHFSTMTKYKGQLYLLVTDQGFLTEEKVVWESLHNVDGDGNFCDSEFHLRPPSDPETVYRGQQDQIDQDYLMALSLQQEQQNQEINWEQIPEGISDLELAKKLQEEEDRRASQYYQEQEQAAAQVQQVQGAPSVASGRQSGSNERKRKEPREKEREKEKNSCVLL